In Methanocaldococcus sp. FS406-22, the genomic stretch TCCAAGCATTGCCACAGACACAGGGTTTGTATGGATTCTTAGTTGCCATCCTTATCTTGTTCGTCTTTAAAACAGTTTCACCTTGGGCAATGTTTGCAGCTGGTTTAGCTGTTGGTTTGGCAGGATTATCAGCTATTGGTCAGGGAATAGCTGCTTCAGCTGGTTTGGGAGCTGTTGCTGAAGATAACAGCATATTTGGTAAAGCAATGGTCTTCTCTGTCCTTCCAGAGACCCAGGCAATTTATGGTTTGTTGATAGCTATCTTACTATTAGTTGGTGTCTTCAAAGGTAATGCAGGAGCTGAAACTGTTGCTGCTTTAGGTGCAGGGTTTGCAGTTGGTTTTGCAGGTCTCTCTGGTATTGGACAAGGGATAACTGCAGCAGGAGCTATTGGAGCTACAGCAAGAGACCCAGATGCTATGGGTAAAGGGTTAGTTTTAGCTGTTATGCCAGAGACCTTCGCTATCTTTGGTTTGTTGATAGCAATCTTAATCATGCTCATGATAAAATAAGCCAACTAAACCCTCCTTTTTGAATTTTAAAATTTTTAAATTTAATTTTAACAGGTGAAATTGATGGGAGTTGATAAAATAAAGGCAAAAATATTAGAGGATGCTAAAGCAGAGGCAAATAAAATTATATCGGAAGCTGAAGAAGAAAAAGCTAAAATCTTGGAGAAAGCAAAAGAAGAAGCAGAGAAAAGAAAAGCAGAGATATTAAAAAAGGGAGAAAAAGAAGCAGAAATGACTAAAAGTAGAATTATTTCAGAGGCAAAATTAGAGGCAAAGAAAAAGTTATTAGAAGCTAAGGAAGAGATTATAGAAATGGCAATAAACAAATTAAAAGAAGAACTTGTTAAACTTCCAGAACAGCCAGAATACAAAGATAAATTGGTAAACTTAATAAAAGATGGAGCTGTTTCATTGGGTGGAGGAGAGCTAATTGTAAGATTAAATAGCAGAGATATGGAACTTATTGAAGATTCAACACTATGGAATTTAGAAAAAGAGATTGAAAGCATAACAAAAAAAGTGACTGTATTGAAGAAAGGAGATCCTGTAGATATTATCGGTGGCTGTATAATAGAAACTGCTGACGGATTGAAATCATTGGATAATAGCTTAGAAGCGATATTCAACAGAAACTTAAATGTAATTAGAGCGAGAATAACAGAGAAATTGTTCTAAGAGAAGGTGATGCCTAATGGCGATGGATATAGAGACTTTGCTAAATTTAGAAAAATTATACTCCGTTATAATGACATATTTTGATAATCCTTTAACATTGCTTATTGTTATAGCAACTGTAATCATTGTTCTTATTGTAATCGTATGGATTACAAAAATGGTTATTGATTTAGCTCCTTATGCTTATGTTAATGCAAGAATAAGGAGTAAAGAAGCTAAGTTACTCGATGACGCTAAGTTAAATGAATTAATTGAGTCAGGAAGCTTAGAAGAATTAGTTGGGTTGTTGGAAGATACCGATTATGGGCAGTATGTTGTAGAAGTTATGAACGAATTGAAAGACCCTGTTGCTGTTGAAAAAGCATTAGATATGTATTTAGCTGACTTGTATGGGTTGATATATAGAATGTCCCCAGACAGTGCAAAGAAAGTTCTTAAAGTATTTGCCAAAAAATTTGACATCAAAAATATAAAAACATTAATAAGGGCTAAATTTGTAGGATTAAGTGCTGAGGAAACTTACGCTTTGCTAATACCATTAGGAAACATACCAGTAGAAAAATTGAAAGAATTAGCAGAGGTTAAAACTGTAGAGGAAGTTGTTAGAGGTTTAGATGGAACTGAATACTTTAAGATATTGCAGGAGGAGTTATCAAACTATGATCAAACATCTAACATAATAGGGTTTGAATTGGCATTAGATAGATATTACTTAGAAAGCTTAAGGAAAACAATAATGACTGAAGGTAAAGAGGAAGACCTCTTCAGAGAATTTGTTGGAACAATAATTGATGTTGAAAACTTAAAAGTCATATTAAAAGGTAAAGCAGATGGTTTGTCAGCAGAGGAACTTAGCAAATACGTAACTCTAACTGGCTATGAATTGGCTGATTGGAAATTAAAAGATTTAATGAGTGCTGGAGGAATTGAAGGGGTTTTAAGTGGATTAGAAGGAACAAGCTACGCTGATGTCTTAGCTGAAGCAATGGAAGAATTTGAAAAAACAAAATCCATCTATGCATTTGAAAAGGCATTGGATAAATTTGTGTTAGAGAAGGGTAAGAAGTTATCAACAAGAAAACCATTTGGTGTTGGTCCAATTATTGGTTTAATTGTTAGCAAAGAGCTTGAAGTTAAAAATCTCAAGGCAATAATTAAAGGTAAAATAGAAAACTTAAAGCCAGAAGAAATAAGAAACTTGCTTGTGACATTGTAGGTGAGCTAAATGAAGGTAGGCGTTGTTGGTGATAGAGAAACAGCCATTGGTTTTAGGTTGGCTGGTTTAACTGATGTTTATGAAGTTAAGAATGATGAAGAGGCAGTAAAAGCTATTAACGAATTAGCAAATAATGAAAACATTGCCTTCATTATCATTACTGAGAGAATAGCTGAAAGTATAAAAGACAAGTTAAAAAATATAAATAAGGTTATCGTTGAGATTCCTGATAAGCATGGTAAGCTTGAGAGAATAGACCCAGTTAAGGAGCTAATAAGAAAAGCAATTGGAGTTTCAATGAAATAATAAAAATTAAACAACTAATTAGAGGTAGAGAGTATGCCAGTTGTTGGTAAGATTATCAAAATTGCAGGGCCTGTCGTAGTTGCAGAGGGAATGAAAGGAGCTCAGATGTATGAGGTCGTTAAGGTAGGAGAAGAAAAATTGACTGGAGAAATCATTCAGTTGCACGATGATAAAGCAGTTATTCAGGTTTATGAAGAAACTTCTGGAATTAAACCAGGAGAGCCAGTCGTTGGGACTGGAGCTCCATTATCAGTTGAATTAGGGCCAGGAATGTTAAGGGCTATGTATGATGGTATTCAAAGGCCTTTAACAGCAATTGAAGAGAAAACAGGTTCAATCTTTATCCCAAGAGGAGTTGATGTCCCTGCTCTACCTAGGGATATAAAATGGGAGTTTAAGCCAGTAGTAAATGAAGGAGCTTATGTTGAAGAGGGAGATATAATTGGAACTGTTGATGAGACACCTTCAATAGTTCATAAAATCTTAGTTCCAATTGGTGTTAAAGGGAAAATTGTTGAAATAAAGGAGGGTAAATTTACAGTTGAAGAAACAGTTGCAGTAGTAGAGATGGAAAATGGAGAAAGAAAAGAAATTACAATGATGCAAAAATGGCCAGTAAGAAAACCAAGACCATACAAAGAGAAACTACCACCAGAAATTCCATTAATTACTGGGCAAAGAGTTGAAGATACTTTCTTCACATTAGCAAAAGGAGGAACAGCAGCAATTCCAGGGCCTTTCGGTTCTGGGAAGACAGTTACCCAGCACCAGTTAGCAAAGTGGTCTGACGCTGATGTAGTGGTTTATATCGGATGTGGAGAAAGAGGAAACGAGATGACTGAGGTTATTGAAGAATTCCCACACTTAAAAGATATTAGAACTGGAAACAAATTAATGGATAGAACTGTCTTAATAGCAAACACATCAAACATGCCTGTCGCTGCAAGGGAAGCATCTGTCTATACAGGAATTACCATTGCAGAGTACTTCAGAGATATGGGTTACGGGGTTTTATTAACAGCAGATTCAACATCAAGATGGGCAGAGGCAATGAGAGAGATTTCAGGTAGATTAGAGGAAATGCCAGGGGAGGAGGGATATCCAGCATACTTAGCTTCAAGGTTAGCTCAGTTCTATGAAAGAGCTGGAAGAGTTATAACCTTAGGACAGGACAACAGGCAAGGATTCGTTTGTATCGTTGGAGCTGTTTCACCACCAGGAGGGGACTTCTCAGAGCCAGTCACATCAAACACATTAAGAATTGTTAAGGTATTCTGGGCGTTGGATGCAAACTTAGCAAGAAGAAGACACTTCCCAGCTATCAACTGGTTGCAGAGTTACTCATTGTATATTGATGACGTTACAGAGTGGTGGAACGCTAATACAGGGCCAGATTGGAGACAGTTAAGAGATGAGGCAATGGGATTGTTGCAGAAAGAAGCAGAGTTGCAAGAGATTGTTCAGTTAGTTGGGCCAGATGCATTGCCAGATAGGGAAAGAGTTATCTTAGAAGTTGCAAGAATGCTAAGAGAGGATTTCTTACAGCAAGATGCATTTGATGAAGTTGATACATACTGTCCACCAATGAAACAATACTTAATGTTGAAGATAATTATGACATTCTACCAAGAGGCATTAAAGGCTGTTGAGAGAGGAGTTGAGCCAGCTAAGATTTTAAAGGTCTCAGTTAAACAGGATATCGCAAGAATGAAATACATCCCACACGATGAATTCATAAATGTTAAATCAAAAGAGATAATGGAAAAAGTTAAGAATGAATTAGGTTCATTAAACTAAATTTCTTTCCTTAAAACTTTATAAACTCTTTATTTGGGGTGATGATATGGCTACAGCAGCATCAGCAATTGAATACTCATCAGTTAAGAGTATTGCAGGACCTTTGTTAATTGTTGAGGGTGTTGAAGGAGCAGCTTATGGAGAGATTGTTGAGGTTATCTGCCCAGACGGAGAGAAGAGAATGGGACAGGTTTTGGAGGCAAGAGAAGGTTTAGCTGTGGTTCAGGTATTCGAAGGGACTACAGGATTAAGCACAAAAGATACAAAAGTAAGATTCACAGGAAGAACTGCTAAGATTGGAGTTTCAATGGAAATGTTAGGGAGAATATTCAACGGAGCAGGGAAACCAATCGATGGAGGACCTGAAATAGTTCCAGAGAAGGAGTTGGACATTAACGGTTATCCGTTAAACCCTGTTTCAAGAAAGGTTCCAAGTGACTTTATCCAAACAGGTATTTCAACAATTGATGGAATGAACACATTAGTTAGAGGGCAGAAATTGCCAATATTCTCAGGTTCTGGTTTGCCACACAACCAGTTAGCAGCTCAAATTGCAAGACAGGCAAAGGTTAGAGGAGAAGGAGAGAAGTTCGCGGTAGTGTTTGCGGCAATGGGTATTACATCAGAAGAGGCAAACTTCTTCATGGAAGAGTTTAGAAAGACAGGAGCTTTAGAGAGGGCAGTAGTCTTCATTAACTTAGCAGATGACCCAGCAATTGAAAGGATATTAACTCCAAGAATTGCCTTAACTGTTGCTGAATACTTAGCTTATGAAAAGGATATGCACGTTCTCGTTATCTTAACAGATATGACAAACTACTGTGAAGCTTTAAGGGAGATTTCAGCAGCAAGAAACGAGGTTCCAGGAAGAAGAGGTTACCCAGGTTACATGTATACAGACTTAGCTACAATCTATGAGAGGGCAGGTAGAGTTAAAGGTAGAACAGGAACAATAACTCAAATTCCAATCTTAACAATGCCAGATGACGATATAACTCACCCAATTCCTGACTTAACTGGTTATATTACAGAGGGGCAGATTGTCTTATCAAGAGAGTTGCACAGAAAGGGTATTTACCCACCAGTTGATGTCTTGCCGTCATTATCAAGATTGGCTGGAAACGGACAAGGTCCAGGAAAAACAAGAGAAGACCATAAAAAAGTTGTTAACCAAGCTTATGCTGCATATGCAGAAGGTAGAAGTTTAAGAGATTTAGTTGCTGTCGTTGGGGAAGAGGCATTAACAGATAGAGATAGAGCTTATTTAAAATTTGCAGATGAGTTTGAAGACAAGTTCGTTAGACAAGGAAAAGATGAAGATAGGAGTATAGAAGAAACTCTCGACTTATTGTGGGAGTTGTTAGCAATATTACCAGAAGAAGAGTTGAAGAGAATTGATAGAGAGTTGATTGAGAAATACCATCCAAAATACAGAAAGAAATAAATTCTGAATTAATTCTAAATTCTACTCTTAAACCTTTTTAAGATTTTTAATATTTTGAGTTATTGAATTTTATTTTTATCTCTTGTTATATCCATATGTTTCTATACTTAAGTGTGGGAGTATGGGAAAATGTAGGCATAATGGGGAGGTAAGTATTTTTGGTGTAAGACCAGCAAGTTTTCCTAACTTCCCATTTCATTTAATGGATAAGATTGGAGGCTTTATAATATTGGATGAATTGTGGTTAATGAAATGGTGTGAGATTATTGAGCATCCGATGAGAATTCCCACTTTATATGTGCCTATAGAGGATTATGGCATTCCTACAGTTGAGGATATGGATTTGATTGTTGATTTTATAAAATATCATACTTCTAAGGGAAAAGAGGTTGTTGTTTCGTGCATTGGTGGGCATGGAAGGACTGGAACTGTCTTAGCTGTTTGGGCTGGATTGAATGGTGTTGAAAATCCTATAGAGTATGTTAGAGAGCGTTATTGTGAGTGTGCAGTTGAGACAGAAGAGCAAGAGGAGTTTGTGGAATATTATTTAGAAATTAGAAAGAAAAATAGCCAAATAATTAGTTAATTTTATTCCTCTTCATACTCAACAGTGGCATTTTTTATATTAAACTCTTTTCCCCCAGAGAGTTTTAATCTTATACTTTTACACTTTGGGCAATAAACTTCAAACTCATCTAAAATCTCTGGTTCTCCTTCATATCCACAATCTAAGCATTTACACTTTGGTTTTATAAACTCAACATTGATTTTAGCTCCTTCACAAACAGTTCCTTCAGCAATAACTTCAAATGCAAATTTTAACTGCTCAACGTTGATAAATGTTAGTTCTCCAACTTCTAAGTTTATTTCTGTAACTTTTTTTATTTTTTTCCCTTTTTCTTCTTCTTTTTTTACGCTGTTTAGTATTGCTTCAAGCATAGCAGTTGCATAGGATAATTCATGCATGCTAATCCCTGTTAAAACATTACATTATAAAAATAATAATTAATATATTATCGTATAAATACTGCTCTCATACGAAGAGGTCTATTTTAACATTTCATTGATATCTTTTTCCATTACATGCCCTTCAACAGTAACCTCAACATTTTTAACTCCTTCTAATGACTTAACTGCCTCTTTTGCTTGAAATGCCATTGCCATAACGCTCATACAGTAAGGATTTGTAGGAATAATCTTAAATTTTACATTGCCTTCATCATCAACTTCTACATCTCTAACCAAACCCATATCTACAATACTTATTCCCATGTGTGGGTCTGCAACTGTTTTTAGAGCATTTAAGACATCTTCCTTTGTTACCATATATTGCACCTCTGATTTTTAGTTAAATTAACAAATTTTTAGTATTGATTCATCCTATAAATATCTATATTTGCCCATAAGTGGAAAAATTCACTCTACATATCTCGCTCTTCTTTCAACATCTTTCATTAAATCTAATATACTTTCCCATCTATCATAGACACTTTTATAACCCTTTAGAAATCTCTCCCAAATTTCCTCAAACTTTTCATTATGTGTTGATAAAACTGCTTTTTTAAAGACAATTAAATCCACTGCTTTATCCTCATCAAGGTTTGAAATCTTTCCTAAGCCAAAATCAATAATGTAGAGGTCTTTATCATACAAAAAGTTAGATGTTGTTAAATCATTGTGAATTACATCGTTTTTATGCAGTTTTCCAACAATCTCTCCAATTTTGTAGGCAATATGTAGATTATCCTCAATAACATCTTTAGCCAACTTGCCGTTGATATAACTCATCATAATTCTCTTGTTATCTAAATCAACATCAAAGATATATGGAGCTGGAATGCCAAAATCTTTAACCATTGCTAAATATCTCGCTTCTCTTGCAGTTCTGCTCTTTCTTATCTTTTCATCCAATCTTTCATCCCTATAGCTTTTTTTAACCCTCTCCTTAATAATTACATCAAAATCTAAATACTTATCTTTTTTAATATCTGCCTCTGCCCCTTTTCCAATTAAATGCTCTGGAATTTTTCTCTCCTTGCCTTTGATGTCTTTTATCCAATTGACTTCAACCATATCTGTTCTATAATTTGGAATTATTTCTGTTTCATCCAAACTCATCCATCTTCCATTTTTATGCATTAGCAAACCAAGCCATGCTATCATTGCCCCATTATCTCCACAAAATTCTTTTGGTGGGACATAAAACTCTACATTCTGCCCCTTACACATTGCCTTAAGCATCTCTCTCAGTCTGTTATTTGCTGCAACTCCACCAACAAGCATAACTTCTCCTTTATTTGTGTGAGCTAAAGCCCTTTCTGTAATCTCGGTAAGCATTGAGAATGCATATTCTTGGAGAGAGTAGCAGATATCCTCCAACCTCTCCCCAGCATCATAGGCCCTCATAGCTGCTGTTAGTAATCCAGAAAATGCTATATCCATACCCTTAACTGTGTAAGGTAAATCAATAAGCTTTTCTCCTTTCTTTGCTAATTCCTCTATATAAGGCCCTCCCGGGTGTGGGAGATTTATATATCTTGCAAATTGGTCTAAGCAGTTGCCAACAGCTATATCTAACGTCTCTCCAAATACTCTATATCTTTTTGAAACATAAGCGATAACTTGAGTGTTTCCTCCACTAACATATAGAGTTAGAGGGTCTTCTGCTTCTGTAGTTAGCTTACCAATTTCTATATGTGCTATACAGTGATTAACTCCAATTATTGGCTTTTTTAAAGTTAATGCTAAAGTTCTTGCTACGGTTGCTGTTACCCTCAAACTTGGCCCTAATCCTGGCCCCTGAGAAAAGGCAATTAAGTCAATCTCATTTTTATCAACTACTTCAAAAGCTTCCTTTATAAGTTTTGGGAATGTTTCAGCATGGTGGTCAGCAGCTTCTCTTGGGTTGATTCCTTGTTTTGGTGGTTTATACATGACAGTTTTATTAAACAAAATTTCTCCATCAGAAGTAACAACTCCAACTCCAGTTTTTTCTGCAGTTCCTTCCAATCCTAAGCAAATCATACTATCACTCCTATAGTTAAAAAATTAGATAAAATTTTGTAGTTATAATAGCAGTTCCGATAAAAAAGCTATTTTGTGGAATATCCAATAGAACCTGTTCATAATTTATTATAGTCACTACTTTTCTGTTGAAAGATATCCAATTTATTTCTTATTATTTCATATTAATATTATAAAACAACCTCTTATGACATACTCTCCGCCTAAAGCAGAGGTTTTTTTAGGAGAGCAGAGCTTAAGCTCACCCTCCACGGGTTGCCAAGCCCACTATCCCTATCCCTTATGGGATTCGGGACTACGCTGAATAAAATATTCCTCGCACCGTTCACATCAGCATTAATTACCGTTCCACAATTTGAGCAAACATACAAGCCTCTATACTTCCTATT encodes the following:
- a CDS encoding ATP synthase subunit K (produces ATP from ADP in the presence of a proton gradient across the membrane; the K subunit is a nonenzymatic component which binds the dimeric form by interacting with the G and E subunits), with translation MVDPLILGAVGAGLAVGIAGLGSGIGAGITGASGAGVVAEDPNKFGTAIVFQALPQTQGLYGFLVAILILFVFKTVSPWAMFAAGLAVGLAGLSAIGQGIAASAGLGAVAEDNSIFGKAMVFSVLPETQAIYGLLIAILLLVGVFKGNAGAETVAALGAGFAVGFAGLSGIGQGITAAGAIGATARDPDAMGKGLVLAVMPETFAIFGLLIAILIMLMIK
- a CDS encoding V-type proton ATPase subunit E: MGVDKIKAKILEDAKAEANKIISEAEEEKAKILEKAKEEAEKRKAEILKKGEKEAEMTKSRIISEAKLEAKKKLLEAKEEIIEMAINKLKEELVKLPEQPEYKDKLVNLIKDGAVSLGGGELIVRLNSRDMELIEDSTLWNLEKEIESITKKVTVLKKGDPVDIIGGCIIETADGLKSLDNSLEAIFNRNLNVIRARITEKLF
- a CDS encoding V-type ATP synthase subunit C; the encoded protein is MAMDIETLLNLEKLYSVIMTYFDNPLTLLIVIATVIIVLIVIVWITKMVIDLAPYAYVNARIRSKEAKLLDDAKLNELIESGSLEELVGLLEDTDYGQYVVEVMNELKDPVAVEKALDMYLADLYGLIYRMSPDSAKKVLKVFAKKFDIKNIKTLIRAKFVGLSAEETYALLIPLGNIPVEKLKELAEVKTVEEVVRGLDGTEYFKILQEELSNYDQTSNIIGFELALDRYYLESLRKTIMTEGKEEDLFREFVGTIIDVENLKVILKGKADGLSAEELSKYVTLTGYELADWKLKDLMSAGGIEGVLSGLEGTSYADVLAEAMEEFEKTKSIYAFEKALDKFVLEKGKKLSTRKPFGVGPIIGLIVSKELEVKNLKAIIKGKIENLKPEEIRNLLVTL
- a CDS encoding V-type ATP synthase subunit F produces the protein MKVGVVGDRETAIGFRLAGLTDVYEVKNDEEAVKAINELANNENIAFIIITERIAESIKDKLKNINKVIVEIPDKHGKLERIDPVKELIRKAIGVSMK
- a CDS encoding ATP synthase subunit A, with the protein product MPVVGKIIKIAGPVVVAEGMKGAQMYEVVKVGEEKLTGEIIQLHDDKAVIQVYEETSGIKPGEPVVGTGAPLSVELGPGMLRAMYDGIQRPLTAIEEKTGSIFIPRGVDVPALPRDIKWEFKPVVNEGAYVEEGDIIGTVDETPSIVHKILVPIGVKGKIVEIKEGKFTVEETVAVVEMENGERKEITMMQKWPVRKPRPYKEKLPPEIPLITGQRVEDTFFTLAKGGTAAIPGPFGSGKTVTQHQLAKWSDADVVVYIGCGERGNEMTEVIEEFPHLKDIRTGNKLMDRTVLIANTSNMPVAAREASVYTGITIAEYFRDMGYGVLLTADSTSRWAEAMREISGRLEEMPGEEGYPAYLASRLAQFYERAGRVITLGQDNRQGFVCIVGAVSPPGGDFSEPVTSNTLRIVKVFWALDANLARRRHFPAINWLQSYSLYIDDVTEWWNANTGPDWRQLRDEAMGLLQKEAELQEIVQLVGPDALPDRERVILEVARMLREDFLQQDAFDEVDTYCPPMKQYLMLKIIMTFYQEALKAVERGVEPAKILKVSVKQDIARMKYIPHDEFINVKSKEIMEKVKNELGSLN
- a CDS encoding ATP synthase subunit B is translated as MATAASAIEYSSVKSIAGPLLIVEGVEGAAYGEIVEVICPDGEKRMGQVLEAREGLAVVQVFEGTTGLSTKDTKVRFTGRTAKIGVSMEMLGRIFNGAGKPIDGGPEIVPEKELDINGYPLNPVSRKVPSDFIQTGISTIDGMNTLVRGQKLPIFSGSGLPHNQLAAQIARQAKVRGEGEKFAVVFAAMGITSEEANFFMEEFRKTGALERAVVFINLADDPAIERILTPRIALTVAEYLAYEKDMHVLVILTDMTNYCEALREISAARNEVPGRRGYPGYMYTDLATIYERAGRVKGRTGTITQIPILTMPDDDITHPIPDLTGYITEGQIVLSRELHRKGIYPPVDVLPSLSRLAGNGQGPGKTREDHKKVVNQAYAAYAEGRSLRDLVAVVGEEALTDRDRAYLKFADEFEDKFVRQGKDEDRSIEETLDLLWELLAILPEEELKRIDRELIEKYHPKYRKK
- a CDS encoding dual specificity protein phosphatase family protein; its protein translation is MGKCRHNGEVSIFGVRPASFPNFPFHLMDKIGGFIILDELWLMKWCEIIEHPMRIPTLYVPIEDYGIPTVEDMDLIVDFIKYHTSKGKEVVVSCIGGHGRTGTVLAVWAGLNGVENPIEYVRERYCECAVETEEQEEFVEYYLEIRKKNSQIIS
- the hypA gene encoding hydrogenase maturation nickel metallochaperone HypA; its protein translation is MHELSYATAMLEAILNSVKKEEEKGKKIKKVTEINLEVGELTFINVEQLKFAFEVIAEGTVCEGAKINVEFIKPKCKCLDCGYEGEPEILDEFEVYCPKCKSIRLKLSGGKEFNIKNATVEYEEE
- a CDS encoding metal-sulfur cluster assembly factor, which translates into the protein MVTKEDVLNALKTVADPHMGISIVDMGLVRDVEVDDEGNVKFKIIPTNPYCMSVMAMAFQAKEAVKSLEGVKNVEVTVEGHVMEKDINEMLK
- a CDS encoding bifunctional N(6)-L-threonylcarbamoyladenine synthase/serine/threonine protein kinase; amino-acid sequence: MICLGLEGTAEKTGVGVVTSDGEILFNKTVMYKPPKQGINPREAADHHAETFPKLIKEAFEVVDKNEIDLIAFSQGPGLGPSLRVTATVARTLALTLKKPIIGVNHCIAHIEIGKLTTEAEDPLTLYVSGGNTQVIAYVSKRYRVFGETLDIAVGNCLDQFARYINLPHPGGPYIEELAKKGEKLIDLPYTVKGMDIAFSGLLTAAMRAYDAGERLEDICYSLQEYAFSMLTEITERALAHTNKGEVMLVGGVAANNRLREMLKAMCKGQNVEFYVPPKEFCGDNGAMIAWLGLLMHKNGRWMSLDETEIIPNYRTDMVEVNWIKDIKGKERKIPEHLIGKGAEADIKKDKYLDFDVIIKERVKKSYRDERLDEKIRKSRTAREARYLAMVKDFGIPAPYIFDVDLDNKRIMMSYINGKLAKDVIEDNLHIAYKIGEIVGKLHKNDVIHNDLTTSNFLYDKDLYIIDFGLGKISNLDEDKAVDLIVFKKAVLSTHNEKFEEIWERFLKGYKSVYDRWESILDLMKDVERRARYVE